One part of the Immundisolibacter sp. genome encodes these proteins:
- a CDS encoding DEAD/DEAH box helicase, with amino-acid sequence MPFSTLGLRAELCRAVSAQGYDAPTPIQQQAIPVILAGKDVLAAAQTGTGKTAGFSLPMLQRLAASEQPARPKSVRALVLTPTRELAAQVGQNVKDYGSGLRLRSAVIFGGVGINPQTNALARGLDVLVATPGRLLDHLQQGNCVLDRVEILVLDEADRMLDMGFIRDIRRILALLPKQRQTLLFSATFSSDIRSLASQFLHQPVEIDVSPRNSTVSQITQVAYAVDKGRKRELLSWLVGSNNWQQVLVFARTKHGANRLAEQLDSDGLKSAAIHGNKSQGARTRALEGFKNGDVRVLVATDIAARGIDIDQLPLVVNHDLPDVPHDYVHRIGRTGRAGRDGQAISLVAPDEIGLLRSIERLVNQRISPQVLPGYEPSPHAARAEPDARPPQRGRPPQGAGRRPGPSRSAPRGGRG; translated from the coding sequence ATGCCTTTTTCGACTCTCGGCCTGCGCGCCGAGCTGTGCCGTGCCGTGTCCGCGCAGGGCTATGACGCCCCGACACCCATTCAACAGCAAGCCATCCCGGTCATTCTGGCCGGCAAGGACGTGCTGGCCGCCGCCCAGACCGGCACCGGCAAGACCGCCGGTTTTTCGCTGCCGATGTTGCAGCGCCTGGCCGCCAGCGAGCAGCCGGCGCGGCCCAAATCGGTCCGTGCGCTGGTACTGACACCGACCCGTGAGCTGGCGGCCCAGGTTGGGCAGAACGTCAAGGATTACGGCAGCGGGCTGCGCCTGCGCAGCGCCGTGATTTTCGGCGGCGTTGGCATCAACCCGCAGACCAATGCCCTGGCGCGCGGTCTTGACGTGCTGGTGGCCACGCCCGGTCGCCTGCTGGATCACCTGCAGCAGGGCAACTGCGTTCTGGACCGGGTCGAAATCCTGGTACTGGACGAGGCCGACCGCATGCTGGACATGGGCTTCATCCGCGACATTCGGCGGATTCTTGCCCTGCTGCCGAAGCAGCGGCAGACGCTGTTGTTCTCGGCCACGTTCTCGAGCGACATCCGTTCGCTGGCGTCGCAGTTCCTGCACCAGCCGGTGGAAATCGACGTCTCGCCGCGCAACTCGACCGTCAGCCAGATCACGCAGGTGGCCTACGCCGTCGACAAGGGCCGCAAGCGCGAGCTGCTGTCCTGGCTTGTCGGCAGCAACAACTGGCAGCAGGTGCTGGTGTTTGCCCGCACCAAGCACGGCGCCAACCGCCTGGCCGAGCAGCTCGATTCGGACGGCCTTAAAAGCGCCGCCATTCACGGCAACAAGAGCCAGGGTGCCCGCACGCGGGCGCTGGAAGGCTTCAAGAACGGCGATGTGCGCGTGCTGGTGGCAACCGACATCGCCGCCCGCGGCATCGACATCGACCAGCTGCCGCTGGTGGTGAACCACGACCTGCCGGACGTGCCGCACGATTACGTGCACCGCATCGGCCGTACCGGCCGGGCCGGGCGCGATGGCCAGGCTATCTCGCTGGTGGCGCCGGACGAAATCGGCCTGTTGCGCAGCATCGAGCGGCTGGTCAATCAGCGCATCTCGCCGCAGGTGCTGCCCGGCTACGAGCCCTCGCCGCACGCGGCGCGGGCCGAGCCCGACGCCCGGCCTCCGCAGCGCGGTCGGCCGCCGCAAGGCGCCGGGCGCCGTCCGGGCCCTTCGCGCAGCGCCCCGCGCGGCGGGCGCGGCTGA
- a CDS encoding aromatic-ring-hydroxylating dioxygenase subunit beta: MSIDSSNDQALWFAVNRLYAAEARYLDQEDYERWFGLLTEDLHYWMPTRETRFRRDETAPDPQRMNFYKETLESLRMRASRLDTGTAWSENPRTRYRHLITNVEVFPASGNEIRALSNFIVYRHRLEREEAWLVGQREDLLRTIEGELRIARRTILLDQSVLLSKNLNVYL, translated from the coding sequence ATGAGCATCGACAGTTCCAACGACCAGGCCCTGTGGTTCGCCGTGAACCGCCTGTACGCCGCCGAGGCGCGCTACCTGGACCAGGAAGACTACGAACGCTGGTTCGGCCTGCTGACCGAGGACCTGCACTACTGGATGCCGACCCGCGAGACGCGCTTTCGCCGCGACGAGACGGCGCCCGACCCGCAGCGCATGAACTTTTACAAGGAGACGCTGGAGTCCCTGCGCATGCGTGCCTCGCGCCTGGACACCGGTACCGCCTGGTCCGAGAACCCGCGCACCCGCTACCGGCACCTGATCACCAACGTCGAAGTCTTCCCCGCCAGCGGCAACGAAATCCGCGCGCTGTCGAACTTCATCGTCTACCGGCACCGCCTGGAGCGTGAGGAAGCCTGGCTGGTCGGCCAGCGCGAGGACCTGCTGCGCACGATCGAGGGTGAACTGCGGATTGCCCGGCGCACCATCCTGCTCGACCAGAGCGTACTGCTGTCGAAGAATTTGAACGTGTATCTGTAG
- a CDS encoding aromatic ring-hydroxylating dioxygenase subunit alpha, with product MDVTGLINTREGWVDRRIFWDQAIYEQELERVFARAWLFVAHESELPRPGDFLTTYMGQDSVIVARHTDGRIRVFTNSCTHRGNRICFADGGNARQFTCNYHGWSFGTDGALLGQHEEAHYAGWIDKSQWGLQNARVETYKGLVFACFDADAPSLEDYLGDYRWYLDIVLDQTDEGTEFIGGCVRNDFQANWKFGVENFIGDSLHASWTHDSGAKAMTYGKPVPEFMPVEQDSFHANANGHGWEGGTDGLGTLGIMSLRRPVIMAYYQQKRAQMARRLGELRATRLFGSVVSASVFPNFSYLPGIGTMRVWHPKGPRRIELRAWTIVNRDMPDEVRNAMRDACMETFSPSGVFEMDDGENWENATRANEGVVTRRQRLHYGLRVGTSRRDDPDLPGNISRPMYSDVNQLAFYQRWLDFMTGQSWRDIPRVR from the coding sequence ATGGACGTGACTGGCCTGATCAACACCCGCGAGGGCTGGGTCGACCGGCGGATTTTCTGGGACCAGGCCATCTACGAGCAGGAACTGGAGCGCGTGTTCGCCCGCGCCTGGCTGTTTGTGGCTCACGAAAGCGAGCTGCCCCGGCCGGGCGATTTCCTGACCACCTACATGGGCCAGGACAGCGTCATCGTGGCCCGCCACACGGACGGGCGCATCCGCGTGTTCACCAACTCCTGCACCCACCGCGGCAACCGCATCTGCTTTGCCGACGGCGGCAACGCGCGCCAGTTCACCTGCAACTACCACGGCTGGTCGTTCGGCACCGACGGCGCGTTGCTGGGCCAGCACGAGGAAGCCCACTACGCCGGCTGGATCGACAAGTCCCAGTGGGGCCTGCAAAACGCTCGCGTGGAAACCTACAAGGGCCTGGTGTTCGCCTGCTTCGACGCCGACGCGCCGTCGCTGGAGGACTACCTGGGCGACTACCGCTGGTACCTGGACATCGTGCTCGACCAGACCGACGAGGGCACCGAGTTCATCGGCGGCTGCGTGCGCAACGACTTTCAGGCCAACTGGAAATTCGGCGTCGAGAACTTCATCGGCGATTCCCTGCACGCCTCCTGGACGCACGACTCCGGCGCCAAGGCCATGACCTACGGCAAACCGGTGCCGGAGTTCATGCCGGTGGAGCAGGACTCGTTTCACGCCAACGCCAACGGCCACGGCTGGGAAGGCGGCACCGACGGCCTGGGCACGCTGGGCATCATGAGCCTGCGCCGGCCGGTGATCATGGCCTACTACCAGCAAAAGCGTGCCCAGATGGCGCGCCGCCTGGGCGAGCTGCGCGCCACGCGCCTGTTCGGCTCGGTGGTGTCGGCCTCGGTGTTCCCGAATTTCTCCTACCTGCCGGGCATCGGCACCATGCGCGTGTGGCACCCCAAGGGCCCGCGCCGCATCGAGCTGCGCGCCTGGACCATCGTCAACCGCGACATGCCGGACGAGGTCCGCAATGCCATGCGCGACGCCTGCATGGAAACCTTCTCGCCCAGCGGCGTATTCGAGATGGACGACGGCGAGAACTGGGAGAACGCCACCCGCGCCAACGAGGGCGTGGTCACCCGCCGCCAGCGCCTGCACTACGGCCTGCGCGTGGGCACCAGCCGCCGCGATGACCCGGACCTGCCGGGCAACATCAGCCGCCCGATGTACAGCGACGTGAACCAGCTCGCCTTCTACCAGCGCTGGCTGGATTTCATGACCGGTCAATCGTGGCGGGACATCCCGCGCGTGCGCTGA
- a CDS encoding HpcH/HpaI aldolase/citrate lyase family protein: MNVSENTFKRALAAGRRQLGAFLALGDAHAAELMASAGFDWLLIDCEHGPNDLPSVLAQLQALAGYAVQAVLRPADHDAARIKQYLDLGVQSLLAPMVDSAAQAQALVAAMRYPPRGIRGVGAGMARAARWGGVAGYYAQAEAELCLAVQVETLAGLDNLDAIAAVEGVDGVFLGPADLAAALGHLGEPMHADVRAVVQQALPRIRAAGKAAGVYCADPDVAAGYAALGASFFLVAADAILLRTAAAAALGRFAS; encoded by the coding sequence ATGAACGTCTCCGAAAATACCTTCAAGCGGGCGCTCGCCGCCGGCCGCCGCCAGCTTGGCGCCTTCCTGGCGCTGGGTGATGCGCACGCCGCGGAGTTGATGGCCAGCGCCGGTTTCGACTGGCTGCTGATCGACTGCGAGCACGGACCAAACGACCTGCCCTCGGTGCTGGCGCAGCTGCAGGCGCTGGCCGGTTATGCGGTGCAGGCGGTGCTGCGCCCGGCCGACCACGACGCGGCGCGCATCAAGCAGTACCTGGACCTTGGCGTGCAGAGCCTGCTGGCGCCGATGGTGGACAGCGCCGCGCAGGCGCAGGCGCTGGTGGCGGCCATGCGCTACCCGCCGCGCGGCATCCGCGGCGTGGGCGCCGGCATGGCGCGGGCGGCGCGCTGGGGTGGCGTCGCCGGCTATTACGCGCAGGCGGAAGCCGAGCTGTGCCTGGCGGTGCAGGTCGAGACCCTGGCCGGGCTCGACAATCTGGATGCCATTGCGGCAGTCGAGGGCGTGGACGGCGTATTCCTGGGGCCGGCGGATCTGGCCGCGGCGCTGGGGCATCTGGGCGAGCCGATGCACGCCGACGTGCGCGCGGTCGTCCAGCAGGCCCTGCCGCGCATCCGCGCCGCCGGCAAGGCGGCCGGCGTGTACTGCGCCGATCCGGACGTCGCGGCCGGCTATGCCGCGCTGGGCGCGAGCTTCTTCCTGGTCGCCGCGGACGCGATTTTGTTGCGCACGGCCGCGGCGGCGGCGCTGGGGCGGTTCGCGTCCTGA
- a CDS encoding 3-oxoadipyl-CoA thiolase, producing MLDAYIYGGLRSPFGRHGGALARLRPDDLAAQVTRAVVDRYGLAGSQVEDVLLGCTCQAGEDARNVARHVVLLSGLGEAVPGQTVNRLCASGLAAVLDAARAISCGEGELYLAGGVESMSRAPFVVGKAEQAFSRDFRVFDSAIGARFPNPLIGAQFGEDTMAQTADNVAREYGIGREDSDAYAARSQARYARALAEGFFAGEITPVEVSGAGKALASVVSADEHPRPQSTAESLAKLRPLEAGGVTTAGNASGINDGAAVLLVGSRALGERLGIAPLARILAGAAVGVAPRLMGIGPALAIPKAAARAGVRLADLDVIEINEAFAAQVLGCLKLLDLPFDEARVNPNGGAIAIGHPLGASGARLALTAARQLVAGGGRYAAVSLCIGVGQGLAVILERA from the coding sequence ATGCTCGACGCTTATATCTACGGCGGCCTGCGCTCGCCCTTTGGCCGCCACGGCGGCGCGCTGGCCAGGCTGCGGCCGGATGATCTGGCGGCGCAGGTGACGCGCGCGGTGGTGGACCGTTATGGACTGGCCGGTTCGCAGGTCGAGGATGTGCTGCTCGGCTGCACCTGCCAGGCCGGCGAGGATGCTCGCAATGTGGCCCGGCACGTGGTGCTGTTGTCCGGGCTGGGCGAAGCTGTGCCGGGGCAGACGGTCAATCGCCTGTGCGCGTCCGGCCTGGCGGCGGTGTTGGACGCAGCCCGCGCCATCAGCTGCGGCGAGGGCGAGCTGTATCTGGCCGGTGGCGTGGAGAGCATGAGCCGGGCGCCGTTCGTGGTCGGCAAGGCCGAGCAGGCCTTCAGCCGCGACTTCAGGGTGTTCGATTCGGCCATCGGCGCGCGCTTTCCCAATCCCCTGATCGGTGCCCAGTTCGGCGAGGACACGATGGCGCAGACGGCCGACAACGTGGCCCGCGAGTACGGCATCGGCCGCGAGGACAGCGACGCCTACGCGGCGCGCTCGCAGGCCCGTTACGCGCGGGCATTGGCCGAAGGCTTCTTTGCTGGCGAGATCACGCCGGTCGAAGTCTCCGGCGCCGGCAAGGCGCTGGCGAGCGTCGTGAGTGCAGACGAGCACCCGCGCCCGCAAAGCACCGCCGAGTCGCTGGCCAAGCTGCGGCCGCTCGAGGCCGGCGGCGTCACCACCGCCGGTAACGCGTCCGGCATCAACGACGGCGCGGCGGTGCTGCTGGTCGGCAGCCGGGCGCTGGGCGAGCGGCTGGGCATCGCGCCGCTGGCGCGCATCCTGGCCGGCGCCGCGGTGGGCGTGGCGCCGCGCCTGATGGGCATCGGCCCGGCGCTGGCCATCCCCAAGGCGGCGGCGCGGGCCGGCGTGCGGCTGGCCGACCTCGATGTCATCGAGATCAACGAGGCCTTCGCGGCGCAGGTGCTCGGCTGCCTGAAGCTGCTCGACCTGCCGTTCGACGAGGCGCGCGTGAATCCCAACGGCGGCGCCATCGCCATCGGCCACCCGCTGGGCGCCTCCGGCGCGCGGCTGGCGCTGACCGCGGCGCGCCAGCTGGTCGCCGGCGGCGGACGCTACGCGGCAGTGAGCCTGTGCATCGGCGTCGGGCAGGGCCTGGCCGTGATCCTGGAGCGCGCCTGA
- a CDS encoding CaiB/BaiF CoA-transferase family protein, which produces MAGPLKGLRVLDLSRVLAGPWCSQMLADMGAEVIKIERPGRGDDTRSWGPPYVKDRDGRDTPDAAYFFATNRGKKSVTVDFTRPEGQALIRELAAVSDVLLENLKVGDLARYGLAYEDLSAVNPRLVYCSITGFGQTGPLASRPGYDFIIQAMGGLMSVTGERDDRPGGGPQKLGIAYADLATGMHAAIAVLAALVQRGVSGRGQYIDLALLDVQVASMAVMAMNYFIGGQVPGRHGNAHANIVPYEVFQAADGPLVLAVGNDAQFRRLCEVAGVPQLGDDARFASNAGRVRNRVELIALLQEIIATRPALAWEEALCAVDVPAGRINDMAQVFELPQVRARGLRIELPHPLAGQVPLVGSPFHFSDTPVSYHLPPPRLGEHTDEVLAGLLGRSADDIAALRAAGVL; this is translated from the coding sequence ATGGCCGGTCCGTTAAAAGGCCTGCGCGTGCTTGACCTGTCGCGGGTGCTGGCCGGGCCGTGGTGCAGCCAGATGCTGGCCGACATGGGCGCCGAGGTGATCAAGATCGAGCGTCCCGGCCGCGGCGACGACACCCGCTCCTGGGGACCGCCGTACGTGAAGGATCGCGACGGCCGGGACACGCCCGACGCGGCCTATTTCTTTGCCACCAACCGCGGCAAGAAATCGGTGACGGTGGACTTCACCCGGCCCGAGGGGCAGGCGCTGATCCGCGAACTGGCCGCCGTCAGCGACGTGCTGCTGGAGAACCTGAAGGTGGGCGACCTGGCCCGCTACGGTCTGGCTTATGAGGACCTATCCGCGGTCAACCCGCGCCTGGTGTACTGCTCGATCACCGGCTTCGGGCAGACCGGCCCGCTGGCCAGCCGTCCGGGCTACGACTTCATCATCCAGGCCATGGGCGGGCTGATGAGCGTCACCGGCGAGCGCGACGATCGCCCCGGCGGCGGGCCGCAAAAGCTCGGCATCGCCTACGCCGACCTGGCCACCGGCATGCACGCGGCCATCGCCGTGCTGGCGGCGCTGGTGCAGCGCGGCGTCAGCGGCCGCGGCCAGTATATCGACCTGGCGCTGCTGGATGTGCAGGTGGCCAGCATGGCCGTGATGGCCATGAATTACTTCATCGGCGGCCAGGTGCCGGGCCGCCATGGCAACGCCCACGCCAACATCGTGCCCTATGAGGTATTCCAGGCCGCCGACGGACCGCTGGTGCTGGCGGTCGGTAATGACGCGCAGTTCCGGCGCCTGTGCGAAGTGGCCGGCGTGCCGCAGCTGGGCGACGATGCGCGCTTCGCGAGCAACGCCGGCCGGGTGCGCAATCGGGTGGAACTGATCGCCCTGCTGCAGGAAATCATCGCCACTCGCCCGGCGCTGGCCTGGGAAGAAGCCCTGTGCGCCGTGGATGTGCCGGCCGGGCGCATCAACGACATGGCGCAGGTGTTCGAGCTGCCGCAGGTCAGGGCACGCGGCCTGCGCATCGAGCTGCCGCACCCGCTGGCCGGCCAGGTGCCGCTGGTCGGCAGTCCGTTTCATTTCTCGGACACGCCGGTGAGCTATCACCTGCCGCCGCCGCGCCTTGGCGAACACACCGACGAGGTGCTCGCCGGCCTGCTCGGCCGCAGCGCGGACGACATCGCGGCGCTGCGCGCCGCAGGGGTGCTGTGA
- the can gene encoding carbonate dehydratase translates to MSDLNKLIESNRAWAARVKASDPDFFTRLLGQQRPHYLWIGCSDSRVPANQIVGLLPGEIFVHRNVGNLVHQTDLNFLAVLQYAVEVLRVDHVIVCGHYGCGAVQSVLDGQPLGLIDNWLRNIETVYRQHRDIDALPADQRLNALCEHNVRAQVRAVCDSTVMRGAWAAGQEVTVHGWIYGIADGLVNDLGVSCASPADRARLDTTD, encoded by the coding sequence ATGTCCGACCTGAACAAACTCATCGAGTCCAACCGCGCCTGGGCGGCGCGGGTCAAGGCCAGCGATCCCGACTTCTTCACCCGCCTGCTGGGCCAGCAGCGCCCGCATTACCTGTGGATCGGCTGCTCGGACAGCCGCGTGCCGGCCAACCAGATCGTCGGCCTGCTGCCGGGCGAGATCTTCGTGCACCGCAACGTCGGCAACCTGGTGCACCAGACCGACCTGAACTTCCTAGCCGTGCTGCAGTACGCCGTCGAGGTGCTGCGCGTCGATCACGTGATCGTGTGCGGGCATTACGGCTGCGGCGCCGTGCAGTCGGTGCTGGACGGCCAGCCGCTGGGCCTGATCGACAACTGGTTGCGCAACATCGAAACCGTCTACCGGCAACACCGGGACATCGACGCCCTGCCGGCCGACCAGCGTCTGAATGCGCTGTGCGAGCACAACGTGCGCGCCCAGGTACGGGCGGTGTGCGACAGCACCGTGATGCGCGGCGCCTGGGCGGCTGGCCAGGAAGTGACCGTGCATGGCTGGATTTACGGCATCGCCGACGGCCTGGTGAATGACCTTGGCGTCAGCTGCGCCTCGCCGGCCGACCGCGCCCGCCTGGATACGACCGACTGA
- a CDS encoding glycerophosphodiester phosphodiesterase family protein produces the protein MLRIAHRGASSEAPENTLAAIRRAIELGAPWVEVDVQACADGLVVIHDETLERTTNGHGPVADQPLAALRALDAGHGERIPLPREVLDLCRGRCGVNLELKGPGVAPLLLPLLREALAGGWSSRDLLASSFDWTQLATLRTTLPQLPLGVLTEQVNEQACSVARAVQASVIGCALEYADAAAVAAAHDAGCALWVYTVNHPQDLARLAALGVDAVFSDSPAAAQL, from the coding sequence GTGCTGCGCATCGCCCATCGCGGCGCCAGTAGCGAGGCGCCGGAGAACACCCTGGCCGCCATCCGCCGCGCCATCGAACTCGGTGCGCCGTGGGTGGAGGTGGACGTGCAGGCCTGCGCCGACGGCCTGGTGGTGATCCACGACGAAACCCTGGAGCGCACCACCAACGGTCACGGGCCGGTGGCCGATCAGCCGCTGGCCGCGCTGCGGGCGCTCGATGCCGGCCACGGCGAGCGCATCCCGCTGCCACGCGAAGTGCTGGACCTGTGCCGCGGGCGCTGCGGCGTGAATCTGGAATTGAAAGGGCCGGGCGTGGCGCCGCTGCTGCTACCGCTGCTGCGCGAGGCGCTGGCCGGCGGCTGGTCGAGCCGCGACCTGCTGGCCTCTTCGTTCGACTGGACCCAGCTGGCGACACTGCGCACCACTTTGCCGCAGCTGCCGCTCGGCGTCCTTACCGAGCAGGTGAATGAGCAAGCCTGCTCGGTGGCGCGCGCCGTGCAGGCCAGTGTCATCGGCTGCGCGCTGGAATACGCCGACGCGGCGGCGGTGGCCGCGGCGCACGATGCCGGCTGCGCGCTGTGGGTCTACACCGTCAACCACCCGCAGGATCTGGCCCGCCTTGCAGCACTCGGCGTCGATGCCGTGTTTTCAGACTCTCCCGCCGCTGCGCAGCTGTAG
- a CDS encoding DUF4142 domain-containing protein, protein MRVLTPLCLAAGMALFSPGAAVLAAEDAATQPHAAAAQLVDADFAADTAAGGVAEIEMARLAKEKSTNEAVTAFADQMIADHGAANAQLKQVAAKLGWALPTDMGPQHRETYANLKKLSGDRFEAAYRLAMVSDHSKTVAAFEQQAEYGKTPELKAFAETLLPKLQHHLEMAQALPGGD, encoded by the coding sequence ATGCGAGTCCTTACCCCCCTGTGTCTGGCCGCCGGCATGGCTCTTTTCAGCCCCGGTGCAGCGGTGTTGGCCGCCGAGGACGCCGCCACGCAGCCGCACGCCGCGGCGGCCCAATTGGTCGACGCGGATTTCGCGGCCGATACGGCCGCCGGCGGCGTTGCGGAAATCGAAATGGCCAGGCTGGCCAAGGAAAAGTCGACCAACGAGGCGGTGACGGCCTTCGCGGATCAGATGATCGCCGACCACGGCGCCGCGAATGCGCAGCTCAAGCAGGTGGCCGCAAAACTCGGCTGGGCCCTGCCGACGGACATGGGTCCGCAGCACCGCGAAACCTACGCCAACCTCAAAAAACTGTCCGGTGATCGGTTCGAGGCCGCCTACCGCTTGGCGATGGTCAGCGATCACAGCAAGACGGTGGCCGCCTTTGAGCAGCAGGCCGAGTACGGCAAGACGCCCGAACTGAAAGCCTTCGCGGAAACGTTGCTGCCGAAGCTCCAGCACCACCTCGAAATGGCGCAGGCACTGCCGGGCGGCGATTGA
- a CDS encoding diacylglycerol kinase family protein, which produces MTEQMIPGGGFYFVVNAGSGSQQSDDTQRVIREVLESAGHRCKFFEAGSGADLPGLAARALHEAQQNDGIIAAAGGDGTLNAVVQVALGGGRPFAMVPRGTFNYFGRTHGIPQDLRAAAEALLDARVTPVQVGLVNDRVFLVNASLGLYPRLLEDREAFKQRFGRSRFVAFCSALASLRRHWQPMPIEVEINGERQVLSTQSLFVGNNALQLQQVGVPEADAIGHALAVLMLRPVSTAGLLGLLVRGAFSRLGDADSVINFSTRELTVRPLVAGRRFKVAVDGEITYLTAPLVFRVAPQPLALLVPRDRASPAGAACD; this is translated from the coding sequence GTGACCGAGCAGATGATTCCGGGCGGCGGCTTCTATTTCGTCGTCAATGCCGGCTCGGGATCGCAGCAGAGCGACGACACGCAACGGGTCATCCGCGAGGTGCTCGAATCGGCCGGGCACCGCTGCAAGTTCTTCGAGGCCGGCAGCGGTGCCGATTTGCCGGGGCTGGCGGCGCGCGCGCTGCACGAGGCGCAGCAGAACGACGGCATCATCGCCGCGGCCGGTGGCGACGGCACGCTGAACGCCGTCGTGCAGGTGGCGCTTGGCGGCGGTCGACCGTTCGCCATGGTGCCGCGGGGCACATTCAACTACTTCGGCCGCACGCACGGCATTCCGCAGGACCTGCGGGCGGCCGCCGAGGCGCTGCTCGACGCCCGTGTGACGCCGGTGCAGGTCGGGCTGGTCAATGATCGGGTGTTCCTGGTCAACGCCAGCCTTGGCCTGTATCCGCGTTTGCTGGAAGACCGCGAAGCGTTCAAGCAGCGCTTTGGCCGCAGCCGTTTCGTCGCCTTCTGTTCGGCGCTGGCGAGTCTGCGGCGGCACTGGCAGCCGATGCCGATCGAGGTCGAGATCAACGGCGAGCGGCAGGTCCTGTCCACGCAGTCGCTGTTCGTCGGCAACAATGCCTTGCAGTTGCAGCAGGTGGGTGTCCCGGAGGCGGACGCCATCGGCCATGCGCTGGCGGTGCTGATGTTGCGCCCGGTCAGCACGGCGGGGCTGCTCGGCCTGCTGGTGCGGGGCGCGTTCTCGCGGCTGGGCGACGCGGACAGCGTGATCAATTTTTCGACCCGCGAGCTGACCGTGCGACCGCTGGTCGCCGGCAGGCGCTTCAAGGTGGCGGTGGATGGCGAGATCACGTATTTGACCGCGCCGCTCGTGTTTCGGGTGGCGCCGCAACCGCTGGCGCTGCTGGTGCCGCGCGACCGCGCTTCGCCGGCGGGTGCGGCGTGCGACTGA